The Coffea arabica cultivar ET-39 chromosome 3c, Coffea Arabica ET-39 HiFi, whole genome shotgun sequence genome contains a region encoding:
- the LOC113735304 gene encoding hydroxyproline O-galactosyltransferase GALT3-like isoform X7, with the protein MKKWTGGVLIVGLALILVISYSFVGKSAQQKQSAYDFFNNHPADNANPEGRKGHDNVKSAETDVKKALNFKGKPRFVHVEGLSSLYSSLGNFSKEESKALQVWSRMRFLLPRSDALPETLQGIKEAAAVWKELLSTVQEDKASKANKVGEDVDCPYYVSAFNGTKSRSQNATLEIPCGLVEDSSVTVIGMPDALQDGFQIELIGSKLSDEPRPPLVLQYKVFLPGKNLTKEPFVIQNAWANESGWGKEERCPDRGSTDFLKVDGLVKCNAQSVRTAMPENSNGSNRSSDKLTNFSDGGTHGSATFPFPYFEGIPFTASLWVGLEGFHMTVNGRHETSFAYREKLEPWLVGGVEVKGGLATIAILAKGLPVSNDLNLDVDLELLKAPSVSKKELVLMIGVFSTANNFERRMALRRSWMQYDAVRSAEVAVRFFIGLHKKQAVNYELWREAQAYGDIQLMPFVDYYSLLSLKTIAICILGTEILTAKYIMKTDDDAFVRIDEVVSSLKGKASSSDGLLYGHISFESSPHRDKENKWNGRMHHIRRGHMVRVT; encoded by the exons ATGAAAAAGTGGACTGGAGGTGTTTTAATCGTAGGGCTTGCATTGATTTTAGTTATTAGTTACAGTTTCGTTGGGAAGTCCGCCCAACAAAAACAATCAGCATATGATTTTTTCAATAATCATCCTGCTGACAATGCCAACCCGGAAGGCAGGAAGGGCCATGATAATGTGAAATCGGCTGAGACTGACGTCAAAAAGGCACTTAATTTTAAAGGAAAGCCTCGATTTGTCCATGTTGAAGGGCTCAGTTCTTTGTATAGTAGCTTGGGGAACTTTTCCAAAGAGGAGTCAAAAGCGTTGCAGGTATGGAGCCGAATGCGCTTTTTATTACCCAGGTCAGATGCATTGCCTGAAACACTGCAGGGCATCAAAGAGGCCGCTGCAGTTTGGAAAGAGTTGTTGTCAACCGTTCAGGAAGATAAGGCCTCCAAGGCAAACAAAGTTGGAGAGGATGTAGATTGTCCATACTATGTCAGTGCGTTTAATGGCACAAAATCAAGGAGTCAGAATGCAACTCTTGAAATCCCTTGTGGTCTTGTTGAAGATTCATCTGTTACTGTGATTGGAATGCCTGATGCATTACAAGACGGTTTTCAAATTGAGCTTATTGGCTCAAAACTGTCAGATGAGCCCAGGCCTCCTTTGGTGTTGCAGTACAAGGTGTTTTTACCTGGAAAGAACCTGACAAAGGAGCCCTTTGTCATCCAAAATGCATGGGCTAATGAATCTGGGTGGGGGAAGGAGGAAAGGTGTCCTGATCGTGGCTCGACTGACTTTCTAAAAG ttGATGGGCTAGTAAAGTGCAATGCGCAGAGTGTCAGGACGGCTATGCCAGAGAATTCAAATGGGAGTAATCGTAGCAGTGACAAGTTAACCAATTTTTCTGATGGGGGTACCCATGGAAGTGCcacttttcctttcccttaTTTTGAAGGCATTCCATTTACTGCCTCATTGTGGGTTGGGTTGGAGGGATTCCACATGACAGTCAATGGAAGGCACGAGACATCTTTCGCGTATAGAGAG AAGCTTGAACCATGGTTGGTGGGTGGAGTTGAGGTGAAAGGTGGCTTGGCCACCATAGCTATCTTAGCAAAAGGATTGCCTGTTTCAAATGACCTGAATTTAGACGTTGATCTCGAGCTTCTCAAAGCTCCCTCAGTTTCCAAGAAAGAGCTTGTATTGATGATTGGTGTTTTCTCAACTGCAAATAACTTTGAGAGGCGTATGGCACTGAGAAGATCTTGGATGCAATACGATGCTGTACGCTCCGCCGAGGTGGCTGTCCGCTTCTTCATCGGTCTT CACAAGAAACAAGCAGTCAACTATGAGCTGTGGAGAGAAGCTCAAGCATACGGAGACATCCAGTTGATGCCTTTTGTTGACTATTATAGCTTGCTCAGTTTGAAAACCATCGCAATCTGCATTCTGGGG ACTGAAATCCTGACTGCTAAATATATAATGAAGACGGACGATGATGCCTTCGTTAGAATTGATGAAGTTGTATCTAGCTTGAAGGGAAAGGCTTCTTCTTCAGACGGCCTTCTGTATGGTCATATATCGTTCGAATCATCACCCCACAGGGACAAAGAGAATAAATG GAATGGCCGTATGCATCATATCCGCCGTGGGCACATGGTCCGGGTTACGTAA
- the LOC113735304 gene encoding hydroxyproline O-galactosyltransferase GALT3-like isoform X8 — protein sequence MKKWTGGVLIVGLALILVISYSFVGKSAQQKQSAYDFFNNHPADNANPEGRKGHDNVKSAETDVKKALNFKGKPRFVHVEGLSSLYSSLGNFSKEESKALQVWSRMRFLLPRSDALPETLQGIKEAAAVWKELLSTVQEDKASKANKVGEDVDCPYYVSAFNGTKSRSQNATLEIPCGLVEDSSVTVIGMPDALQDGFQIELIGSKLSDEPRPPLVLQYKVFLPGKNLTKEPFVIQNAWANESGWGKEERCPDRGSTDFLKVDGLVKCNAQSVRTAMPENSNGSNRSSDKLTNFSDGGTHGSATFPFPYFEGIPFTASLWVGLEGFHMTVNGRHETSFAYREKLEPWLVGGVEVKGGLATIAILAKGLPVSNDLNLDVDLELLKAPSVSKKELVLMIGVFSTANNFERRMALRRSWMQYDAVRSAEVAVRFFIGLHKKQAVNYELWREAQAYGDIQLMPFVDYYSLLSLKTIAICILGTEILTAKYIMKTDDDAFVRIDEVVSSLKGKASSSDGLLYGHISFESSPHRDKENKWSLVLCI from the exons ATGAAAAAGTGGACTGGAGGTGTTTTAATCGTAGGGCTTGCATTGATTTTAGTTATTAGTTACAGTTTCGTTGGGAAGTCCGCCCAACAAAAACAATCAGCATATGATTTTTTCAATAATCATCCTGCTGACAATGCCAACCCGGAAGGCAGGAAGGGCCATGATAATGTGAAATCGGCTGAGACTGACGTCAAAAAGGCACTTAATTTTAAAGGAAAGCCTCGATTTGTCCATGTTGAAGGGCTCAGTTCTTTGTATAGTAGCTTGGGGAACTTTTCCAAAGAGGAGTCAAAAGCGTTGCAGGTATGGAGCCGAATGCGCTTTTTATTACCCAGGTCAGATGCATTGCCTGAAACACTGCAGGGCATCAAAGAGGCCGCTGCAGTTTGGAAAGAGTTGTTGTCAACCGTTCAGGAAGATAAGGCCTCCAAGGCAAACAAAGTTGGAGAGGATGTAGATTGTCCATACTATGTCAGTGCGTTTAATGGCACAAAATCAAGGAGTCAGAATGCAACTCTTGAAATCCCTTGTGGTCTTGTTGAAGATTCATCTGTTACTGTGATTGGAATGCCTGATGCATTACAAGACGGTTTTCAAATTGAGCTTATTGGCTCAAAACTGTCAGATGAGCCCAGGCCTCCTTTGGTGTTGCAGTACAAGGTGTTTTTACCTGGAAAGAACCTGACAAAGGAGCCCTTTGTCATCCAAAATGCATGGGCTAATGAATCTGGGTGGGGGAAGGAGGAAAGGTGTCCTGATCGTGGCTCGACTGACTTTCTAAAAG ttGATGGGCTAGTAAAGTGCAATGCGCAGAGTGTCAGGACGGCTATGCCAGAGAATTCAAATGGGAGTAATCGTAGCAGTGACAAGTTAACCAATTTTTCTGATGGGGGTACCCATGGAAGTGCcacttttcctttcccttaTTTTGAAGGCATTCCATTTACTGCCTCATTGTGGGTTGGGTTGGAGGGATTCCACATGACAGTCAATGGAAGGCACGAGACATCTTTCGCGTATAGAGAG AAGCTTGAACCATGGTTGGTGGGTGGAGTTGAGGTGAAAGGTGGCTTGGCCACCATAGCTATCTTAGCAAAAGGATTGCCTGTTTCAAATGACCTGAATTTAGACGTTGATCTCGAGCTTCTCAAAGCTCCCTCAGTTTCCAAGAAAGAGCTTGTATTGATGATTGGTGTTTTCTCAACTGCAAATAACTTTGAGAGGCGTATGGCACTGAGAAGATCTTGGATGCAATACGATGCTGTACGCTCCGCCGAGGTGGCTGTCCGCTTCTTCATCGGTCTT CACAAGAAACAAGCAGTCAACTATGAGCTGTGGAGAGAAGCTCAAGCATACGGAGACATCCAGTTGATGCCTTTTGTTGACTATTATAGCTTGCTCAGTTTGAAAACCATCGCAATCTGCATTCTGGGG ACTGAAATCCTGACTGCTAAATATATAATGAAGACGGACGATGATGCCTTCGTTAGAATTGATGAAGTTGTATCTAGCTTGAAGGGAAAGGCTTCTTCTTCAGACGGCCTTCTGTATGGTCATATATCGTTCGAATCATCACCCCACAGGGACAAAGAGAATAAATG GTCTCTTGTCCTCTGTATATAG
- the LOC113735304 gene encoding hydroxyproline O-galactosyltransferase GALT3-like isoform X2 codes for MKKWTGGVLIVGLALILVISYSFVGKSAQQKQSAYDFFNNHPADNANPEGRKGHDNVKSAETDVKKALNFKGKPRFVHVEGLSSLYSSLGNFSKEESKALQVWSRMRFLLPRSDALPETLQGIKEAAAVWKELLSTVQEDKASKANKVGEDVDCPYYVSAFNGTKSRSQNATLEIPCGLVEDSSVTVIGMPDALQDGFQIELIGSKLSDEPRPPLVLQYKVFLPGKNLTKEPFVIQNAWANESGWGKEERCPDRGSTDFLKVDGLVKCNAQSVRTAMPENSNGSNRSSDKLTNFSDGGTHGSATFPFPYFEGIPFTASLWVGLEGFHMTVNGRHETSFAYREKLEPWLVGGVEVKGGLATIAILAKGLPVSNDLNLDVDLELLKAPSVSKKELVLMIGVFSTANNFERRMALRRSWMQYDAVRSAEVAVRFFIGLHKKQAVNYELWREAQAYGDIQLMPFVDYYSLLSLKTIAICILGTEILTAKYIMKTDDDAFVRIDEVVSSLKGKASSSDGLLYGHISFESSPHRDKENKWYVSPEEWPYASYPPWAHGPGYVISRDIAKFIVGGHRERDIMFLMGLQLFKLEDVAVGIWIEQFKSLGHSVKYVDDERFYISGCEPNYVLAHYQTPRKLLCMWEKLQKQKHRHDGDPPNSCCD; via the exons ATGAAAAAGTGGACTGGAGGTGTTTTAATCGTAGGGCTTGCATTGATTTTAGTTATTAGTTACAGTTTCGTTGGGAAGTCCGCCCAACAAAAACAATCAGCATATGATTTTTTCAATAATCATCCTGCTGACAATGCCAACCCGGAAGGCAGGAAGGGCCATGATAATGTGAAATCGGCTGAGACTGACGTCAAAAAGGCACTTAATTTTAAAGGAAAGCCTCGATTTGTCCATGTTGAAGGGCTCAGTTCTTTGTATAGTAGCTTGGGGAACTTTTCCAAAGAGGAGTCAAAAGCGTTGCAGGTATGGAGCCGAATGCGCTTTTTATTACCCAGGTCAGATGCATTGCCTGAAACACTGCAGGGCATCAAAGAGGCCGCTGCAGTTTGGAAAGAGTTGTTGTCAACCGTTCAGGAAGATAAGGCCTCCAAGGCAAACAAAGTTGGAGAGGATGTAGATTGTCCATACTATGTCAGTGCGTTTAATGGCACAAAATCAAGGAGTCAGAATGCAACTCTTGAAATCCCTTGTGGTCTTGTTGAAGATTCATCTGTTACTGTGATTGGAATGCCTGATGCATTACAAGACGGTTTTCAAATTGAGCTTATTGGCTCAAAACTGTCAGATGAGCCCAGGCCTCCTTTGGTGTTGCAGTACAAGGTGTTTTTACCTGGAAAGAACCTGACAAAGGAGCCCTTTGTCATCCAAAATGCATGGGCTAATGAATCTGGGTGGGGGAAGGAGGAAAGGTGTCCTGATCGTGGCTCGACTGACTTTCTAAAAG ttGATGGGCTAGTAAAGTGCAATGCGCAGAGTGTCAGGACGGCTATGCCAGAGAATTCAAATGGGAGTAATCGTAGCAGTGACAAGTTAACCAATTTTTCTGATGGGGGTACCCATGGAAGTGCcacttttcctttcccttaTTTTGAAGGCATTCCATTTACTGCCTCATTGTGGGTTGGGTTGGAGGGATTCCACATGACAGTCAATGGAAGGCACGAGACATCTTTCGCGTATAGAGAG AAGCTTGAACCATGGTTGGTGGGTGGAGTTGAGGTGAAAGGTGGCTTGGCCACCATAGCTATCTTAGCAAAAGGATTGCCTGTTTCAAATGACCTGAATTTAGACGTTGATCTCGAGCTTCTCAAAGCTCCCTCAGTTTCCAAGAAAGAGCTTGTATTGATGATTGGTGTTTTCTCAACTGCAAATAACTTTGAGAGGCGTATGGCACTGAGAAGATCTTGGATGCAATACGATGCTGTACGCTCCGCCGAGGTGGCTGTCCGCTTCTTCATCGGTCTT CACAAGAAACAAGCAGTCAACTATGAGCTGTGGAGAGAAGCTCAAGCATACGGAGACATCCAGTTGATGCCTTTTGTTGACTATTATAGCTTGCTCAGTTTGAAAACCATCGCAATCTGCATTCTGGGG ACTGAAATCCTGACTGCTAAATATATAATGAAGACGGACGATGATGCCTTCGTTAGAATTGATGAAGTTGTATCTAGCTTGAAGGGAAAGGCTTCTTCTTCAGACGGCCTTCTGTATGGTCATATATCGTTCGAATCATCACCCCACAGGGACAAAGAGAATAAATGGTACGTCAGTCCAGAG GAATGGCCGTATGCATCATATCCGCCGTGGGCACATGGTCCGGGTTACGTAATTTCCAGAGACATAGCGAAGTTCATCGTTGGAGGCCATCGGGAAAGGGACATTATG TTTTTGATGGGGTTGCAGCTGTTCAAGCTAGAGGACGTGGCTGTTGGGATATGGATAGAGCAATTCAAGAGCCTGGGACACAGCGTGAAGTACGTGGACGACGAGAGATTTTACATATCTGGGTGTGAGCCAAACTACGTTCTGGCCCATTACCAGACCCCTCGGAAGCTTCTGTGTATGTGGGAGAAgctccaaaaacaaaaacaccGCCACGACGGCGACCCTCCTAACTCCTGCTGTGACTGA